A window of Choloepus didactylus isolate mChoDid1 chromosome 23, mChoDid1.pri, whole genome shotgun sequence contains these coding sequences:
- the LOC119519339 gene encoding glycine-rich protein DOT1-like has product MATSWMDVAQDTARLCSTSSPLGEPESAHGPDQKPASGRELEAKQRSQWVRRGDCSGQGLRRLPCEERTQGPGAGRGLGGAAARLHLPLGSRGTEARAAARLTDAPARGSAPPFPLGQAPGSPGGEGGGRSQAGGSGQARGSGGGGERTPDTGQASGHGAAGKMTAGSCSSSWCSRSPARSGSYCWSWMMLTSRWRTSMAKPSF; this is encoded by the exons ATGGCCACCAGCTGGATGGATGTGGCCCAGGACACAG CCAGACTGTGCAGCACCAGTTCACCGCTAGGGGAACCAGAGAGCGCACATGGGCCTGACCAGAAGCCGGCCTCAGGAAGGGAACTGGAAGCCAAGCAGAGGTCCCAGTGGGTGCGCAGAGGGGACTGCAGCGGCCAAGGCCTGAGGAGGCTTCCTTGTG AGGAGCGAACGCAGGGGccgggcgcggggcggggcctcGGCGGGGCGGCCGCGCGGCTTCACCTGCCGCTGGGATCCCGCGGAACTGAGGCGCGGGCCGCTGCGAGGTTGACAGACGCACCGGCCAGAGGGAGCGCGCCGCCGTTCCCACTTGGCCAGGCTCCGGGGAGCCCGGGCGGCGAGGGTGGCGGACGCAGCCAGGCTGGAGGTTCCGGGCAGGCGCGGGGGAGCGGTGGCGGCGGCGAGCGGACTCCGGACACCGGGCAGGCGTCTGGGCACGGCGCGGCGGGGAAGATGACCGCgggctcctgctcctcctcctggtGCTCTCGCTCTCCGGCTCGCTCCGG CAGTTACTGTTGGAGCTGGATGATGCTGACCTCCAGGTGGAGAACATCCATGGCCAAGCCCTCATTTTGA